One genomic window of Nicotiana sylvestris chromosome 10, ASM39365v2, whole genome shotgun sequence includes the following:
- the LOC138879389 gene encoding uncharacterized protein has translation MCVDEVDHDEKPSWKLFFDGAANMKGVGKWVVLISETGQHYPVIAQLRFYCTNIMAEYEACILGLRLAIDMEVQEILVLGESDLLVYQIQEEWETRDLKLMPYRQCLHDLCQRFRSVEFRHIPRIHNEIADALATLASMLHHPDKAYVDPVHIQVHDQHAYCNVVEEEIDGESWFHDINEYIRSRVYPINATGDQKRTIRHLASGFFFSGGILYKRTPDLGLPRCIDAKEASTIMAEVHSGVCRPHMNGYVLAKKILRAGYYWLPMERDCISFVRKCHQCQFGIPKVIIIDNAANLNSHLKKEVCKQFKIMHQNSTPYLPKANGAVEAANKNIKKILRKLVQGSRQWHEKFPFALLGYRTTVRTSVGATPYLLPLLNKQERISKPTTSF, from the exons atGTGTGTTGACGAGGTTGACCATGATGAAAAGCCaagttggaaactcttctttgatggagctgctaacatgaaaggggtCGGAAAATGGGTTGTACTtatctctgaaacagggcaacactaccctgtaatagcccaacttcgattttattgcaccaatatcatggctgagtacgaagcatgcattctgggtttgaggttagctatagACATGGAAGTCCAGGAAATACTTGTTCTGGGAGAATCAGATTTGTTGGTCTACCAGATTCAAgaagaatgggagactcgagatttaAAGCTCATGCCGTACCGACAGTgcctgcatgatctttgtcaacgattcagGTCGGTTGAATTTAGACATATTCCCAGGATTCATAATGAGATCGctgatgccttggctactctggcgtcaatgttacatcatccggacaaggcttatgttgaccccgtgcatatccaagttcatgatcaacatgcttactgtaatgtggtggaagaggaaatcgatggtgaatcttggttccacgatatcaatgAATACATCAGGTCGAGGGTATATCCAATAAATGCTACAggtgaccaaaagagaaccattcgacatttggctagtggatttttctttagtggaggaatcttgtacaagaggactccagATTTAGGACTACcgaggtgcatagatgctaaagaaGCTTCAACTATCATGGCCGAAGTGCATTCTGGAGTTTGCAGGCCgcatatgaacgggtatgtcttggcaaagaagatacttagagcaggttattattggctcccCATGGaaagagattgtatcagttttgttcgcaagtgtcatcaatgccag ttcggaattcccaaggtgatcatcatagataatgctgctaatctcaatagtcatttgaAGAAAGAGGTATGCAAACAGTTCAAGATCATGCATCAGAACTCCACCCCATATctccccaaggcaaatggagctgttgaggctgctaacaagaacataaagaagatacttcgtaagTTGGttcaaggttctaggcagtggcatgaaaagtttccTTTTGCCTtactaggttatcgcactactgttcgcacttcagtaggtgcaactccttatctgctg